In the Microtus pennsylvanicus isolate mMicPen1 chromosome 6, mMicPen1.hap1, whole genome shotgun sequence genome, one interval contains:
- the Mri1 gene encoding methylthioribose-1-phosphate isomerase: MSPNAPGTMRLEAIRYSPGSLQILDQLQLPEHCRYEALASVQQARDAIRAMKVRGAPAIALVGCLSLAVELRAGAGGPGLTALVAFVQDQLRLLVAARPTAVNMARAARDLARVAAREAEREGATEEMVRERVIRFAEDMLEKDLRDNRNIGDLGARHLLEHTNPRGGKVTVLTHCNTGALATAGYGTALGVIRSLHEMGRLEHTFCTETRPYNQGARLTAFELVYEQIPATLITDSMAAAAMAHQGVSAVVVGADRVVANGDTANKIGTYQLAIVAKHHSIPFYVAAPSSSCDLHLETGKEIVIEERPSQELTDLNGIRIAAQGIRVWNPAFDVTPHELITGGIITELGVFAPEELQAALSASIFSEGQTLDSPQM; the protein is encoded by the exons ATGTCGCCCAACGCGCCAGGCACCATGCGTCTGGAAGCAATTCGCTACTCGCCCGGCTCGCTGCAGATCCTCGACCAGCTGCAGCTGCCTGAGCATTGCCGCTACGAGGCACTGGCTTCGGTGCAGCAGGCCAGGGATGCCATCCGCGCCATGAAGGTGCGCGGCGCCCCCGCCATCGCGCTGGTGGGCTGCCTCAGCCTGGCGGTGGAGTTGCGGGCTGGCGCCGGCGGTCCCGGACTTACAGCTCTGGTGGCCTTCGTGCAAGATCAGCTGCGCCTCCTCGTCGCCGCCAGGCCCACTGCTGTCAACATGGCCCGTGCCGCCCGCGATCTGGCTCGCGTGGCAGCTCGGGAGGCGGAGCGGGAAGGCGCCACCGAGGAGATGGTGCGGGAAAG AGTCATCCGCTTCGCTGAAGATATGTTGGAGAAAGACCTCAGAGATAACCGGAACATCGGGGACTTGGGAGCCCGCCACCTTCTGGAGCACACCAACCCCAGGGGTGGCAAGGTGACCGTGCTGACACACTGTAACACTGGCGCTCTGGCTACTGCTGGCTATGGTACAGCCCTAG GTGTGATCCGCTCCCTACATGAGATGGGCCGACTGGAGCATACCTTCTGCACAGAGACCCGGCCCTACAACCAGGGAGCCCGGCTGACAGCCTTCGAGCTGGTGTATGAGCAGATTCCTGCTACTCTCATCACGGACAGCATGGCCGCTGCTGCCATGGCGCACCAGGGTGTATCAG CTGTGGTAGTGGGAGCTGACCGTGTCGTTGCCAATGGAGACACAGCCAACAAAATAGGCACGTACCAGCTGGCCATTGTTGCCAAGCACCACAGCATCCCCTTCTACGTGGCTGCCCCCAGCTCATCCTGTGACCTCCATCTGGAGACTGGCAAGGAGATTGTCATAGAGGAGCGCCCTAGCCAGGAGCTGACTGACCTGAATGGAATCAGGATTGCGGCACAGG gaATCCGGGTTTGGAATCCTGCCTTTGATGTCACCCCCCATGAACTCATCACTGGTGGCATCATCACTGAGCTGGGTGTCTTTGCCCCTGAGGAGCTCCAAGCAGCCCTAAGTGCCTCTATCTTCTCAGAGGGACAGACCCTAGATAGTCCCCAGATGTGA
- the C6H19orf53 gene encoding leydig cell tumor 10 kDa protein homolog, giving the protein MRSSGSPARRPSSSGSWYNMAQGQRKFQAQKPKSKAAAAERSRGPRKGGRVIAPKKARVVQQQKLKKSLEVGIRKKIEHDVVMKANSNLPKKLTLLKDASKKTGATTSNKTPS; this is encoded by the exons ATGCGGAGTTCCGGCTCTCCCGCACGTCGCCCCTCCTCTTCCGGCTCGTGGTACAACATGGCGCAGGGACAGCGCAAGTTTCAGGCGCAGAAACCTAAAAGCAAGGCTGCAGCTGCGGAGCGGAGCCGAGGGCCGAGGAAAGGCG GTCGAGTCATCGCTCCCAAGAAGGCGCGCGTCGTGCAGCAGCAAAAGCTGAAGAAG AGCTTGGAAGTGGGGATCCGGAAGAAGATTGAGCATGACGTGGTGATGAAGGCCAACTCTAACCTGCCTAAGAAGCTTACACTGCTGAAGGATGCATCAAAGAAGACAGGGGCCACCACCTCCAACAAGACACCATcctaa